The following are encoded in a window of Castanea sativa cultivar Marrone di Chiusa Pesio chromosome 5, ASM4071231v1 genomic DNA:
- the LOC142636176 gene encoding 3-oxoacyl-[acyl-carrier-protein] synthase I, chloroplastic, translating into MQSLQSSPPCLRPSPLTPLLQNQAKSKSHFHFRPSRSSFRRRSSSGASVIVNVSAPKREHDPKKRVVITGMGLVSVFGNEVDEYYNRLLSGESGIGPIDRFDASKFPTRFAGQIHGFNSEGYIDGKNDRRLDDCLRYCIVAGKKALVDADLGGDKLSKIDKERAGVLVGTGMGGLTVFSDGVQALIEKGHRKITPFFIPYAITNMGSALLGIDLGFMGPNYSISTACATSNYCFYAAANHIRRGEADLMVAGGTEAAVIPIGLGGFVACRALSQRNDDPKTASRPWDKGRDGFVMGEGAGVLIMESLEHAMKRGAPIIAEYLGGAVNCDAYHMTDPRADGLGVSSCIQSSLEDAGVSPEEVNYINAHATSTLAGDLAEINAIKKVFKDTSGIKINATKSMIGHCLGAAGGLEAIATVKAINTGWLHPSINQFNPEPSVDFDTVANTKQQHEVNVAISNSFGFGGHNSVVAFSAFKP; encoded by the exons ATGCAATCCCTTCAATCCTCTCCTCCGTGTCTCCGCCCATCTCCACTAACCCCACTTCTCCAAAACCAAGCCAAATCCAAATCCCATTTCCATTTCCGCCCCTCTCGCAGCAGCTTCCGCCGCCGCAGCAGCAGCGGCGCTTCCGTCATTGTCAACGTCTCCGCCCCGAAGCGCGAGCACGACCCGAAGAAGCGGGTCGTGATTACGGGCATGGGTCTGGTCTCGGTTTTCGGGAACGAGGTCGATGAGTACTACAACAGGTTGCTCTCTGGCGAGAGTGGGATCGGCCCGATTGATCGGTTCGATGCTTCCAAGTTTCCGACCCGGTTCGCCGGTCAGATCCACGGGTTCAACTCCGAGGGTTACATTGACGGCAAGAACGACCGCCGCCTCGACGATTGCCTCCGGTACTGCATTGTCGCCGGCAAAAAGGCCCTCGTCGACGCCGATCTCGGCGGCGATAAGCTCTCCAAG ATTGATAAGGAACGGGCTGGTGTGCTAGTGGGAACAGGGATGGGTGGTCTTACAGTCTTTTCAGACGGTGTTCAGGCTTTAATAGAGAAAGGTCACAGGAAAATAACCCCTTTTTTCATTCCCTATGCTATAACAAATATGGGGTCTGCATTGCTAGGAATTGATCTTGGCTTCATGGGTCCAAATTATTCAATTTCAACGGCTTGTGCTACCTCTAATTATTGCTTCTACGCTGCTGCAAATCACATTCGCCGGGGTGAGGCTGATCTGATGGTTGCAGGTGGGACTGAAGCTGCTGTTATTCCCATTGGATTGGGGGGTTTTGTTGCATGCAGGGCCTTATCTCAGAGGAACGATGATCCAAAAACTGCTTCAAGGCCATGGGATAAAGGTAGAGATGGATTTGTTATGGGTGAAGGTGCTGGAGTATTG ATAATGGAGAGCTTGGAGCATGCGATGAAACGAGGGGCACCTATCATTGCTGAGTATTTAGGAGGTGCTGTTAACTGTGATGCTTATCATATGACTGATCCAAGAGCAGATGGACTTGGTGTGTCTTCATGCATTCAAAGCAGCCTTGAAGATGCTGGTGTGTCACCTGAGGAG GTTAACTACATAAATGCGCATGCAACTTCTACTCTTGCTGGTGACCTGGCAGAGATAAATGCCATAAAAAAGGTTTTCAAGGACACTTCAGGGATCAAAATTAATGCAACTAAG tCAATGATTGGGCATTGCCTTGGTGCTGCTGGGGGTTTGGAAGCCATTGCCACTGTGAAAGCTATAAATACAGGATGGCTGCATCCTAGTATAAATCAATTT AATCCAGAGCCTTCAGTTGACTTTGATACGGTTGCAAATACAAAGCAGCAGCATGAAGTGAATGTTG CTATTTCGAATTCATTTGGATTCGGTGGACACAACTCTGTTGTGGCCTTTTCTGCATTCAAACCTTGA
- the LOC142633317 gene encoding DNA replication licensing factor MCM3, whose protein sequence is MDISEEQRAAHKREFLEFLDQDVGRGVYMDEIKAMINHKRHRLIVNISDLHSFRDLGTRILKNPSEYMQPFCDAVTDAAKSIDPKYLKEGEHVLVGFEGPFVSRRVTPRELLSEFIGSMVCVEGIVTKCSLVRPKVVKSVHFCPTTGAFTTREYRDIASNMGLPTGSVYPTRDESGNLLVTEYGLCRYKDHQTLSMQEVPENSAPGQLPRTVDIIAEDDLVDSCKPGDRVAIVGIYKALPGKSKGSVNGVFRTVLVANNVSLLNKEANAPIYSPEDLKNIKKIAERDDTFDLLGNSLAPSIYGHSWIKKAVILLMLSGVEKNLKNGTHLRGDINMMMVGDPSVAKSQLLRAIMNIAPLAISTTGRGSSGVGLTAAVTSDQETGERRLEAGAMVLADRGVVCIDEFDKMNDQDRVAIHEVMEQQTVTIAKAGIHASLNARCSVVAAANPIYGTYDRSLTPTKNIGLPDSLLSRFDLLFIVLDQMDPDIDRQISEHVLRMHRYRSAVGGEATLDGSSRYGREDESDADSVFVKYNRMLHGKKVERGRKRDTLTIKFLKKFIHYAKHRIQPDLTDEASEQIATAYAELRNTSSNAKTGGTLPITARTLETIIRLSTAHAKLKLSRKVSKSDVDAALKVLYFAIYHKELTEMEEREHEREKELERKRRADHPGGNDRDHRPGKKDRRESGTSDVEGPMTDAMEVDDPPAAQSAVNVSQERIEAFNSLFGQHMRANHLDLISVADIENVVNSGADFHYVRTEIMFLLEKLQDDNRVMIADGVVHMIS, encoded by the exons ATGGACATAAGCGAAGAACAAAGGGCAGCTCACAAGCGAGAGTTCTTAGAGTTCTTGGATCAAGAT GTGGGGAGGGGCGTGTACATGGACGAAATAAAGGCGATGATAAACCACAAGCGCCACCGCCTCATCGTCAACATCTCCGATCTACACTCCTTCCGCGACTTGGGCACCAG gattctcaaGAATCCAAGTGAGTACATGCAACCTTTCTGTGATGCAGTCACGGACGCTGCTAAATCTATTGATCCCAAGTACTTGAAGGAAGGAGAGCATGTTCTTGTTGGGTTTGAAGGCCCTTTTGTTTCTCGCCGAGTCACGCCAAGAGAACTTCTTTCTGAATTCATTGGCTCCATGGTCTGCGTCGAGGGCATTGTCACCAAAT GTTCTCTTGTAAGGCCAAAGGTTGTAAAAAGTGTTCACTTCTGCCCTACAACTGGGGCCTTTACTACTCGCGAATATCGAGACATTGCATCCAATATGGGTTTGCCCACGGGGTCTGTGTATCCTACAAGG GATGAAAGTGGAAACTTGTTGGTGACTGAGTATGGACTGTGCAGATACAAAGATCATCAAACCTTGTCAATGCAAGAAGTGCCAGAAAATTCTGCTCCTGGTCAGCTTCCACGAACAGTGGATATCATAGCTGAGGATGACCTGGTTGATTCATGCAAGCCTGGAGACCGTGTGGCTATTGTAGGGATATATAAAGCTCTTCCTGGTAAAAGCAAGGGAAGTGTTAATGGAGTATTCAG GACTGTTCTTGTAGCAAACAATGTTTCTCTGCTCAACAAAGAGGCAAATGCACCTATCTATAGTCCTGAagacttaaaaaatattaaaaaaatagctgAGAGAGATGATACATTTGACCTACTCGGGAATTCACTGGCACCTTCTATATATGGGCATTCATGGATAAAGAAAGCTGTAATTTTATTGATGCTTAGTGGAGTGGAAAAGAACTTAAAGAATGGAACCCACTTGCGAGG CGACATTAATATGATGATGGTTGGTGATCCTTCTGTTGCCAAGTCTCAACTTCTAAGAGCCATTATGAATATTGCTCCCTTGGCCATATCAACTACAGGTCGGGGTTCTTCTGGTGTTGGTTTGACTGCTGCAGTTACTTCAGATCAAGAAACAG GAGAAAGAAGGCTAGAAGCTGGTGCGATGGTTCTTGCTGATCGAGGTGTTGTCTGTATTGACGAATTTGACAAGATGAATGATCAAGATCGTGTTGCCATACATGAAGTTATGGAGCAGCAGACTGTAACTATTGCCAAAGCTGGTATTCACGCGTCACTCAATGCTCGATGCAGTGTGGTGGCTGCTGCAAATCCCATATATGGAACT TATGATCGTTCATTGACTCCGACGAAGAATATTGGACTCCCAGATTCTCTGCTTTCTCGTTTTGATTTACTATTTATAGTATTGGATCAAATGGATCCTGATATTGATCGTCAAATCTCTGAGCATGTTTTGCGCATGCACCGGTACCGTTCTGCAGTTGGAG GTGAGGCGACACTTGATGGGAGCTCAAGATATGGAAGAGAAGACGAATCTGATGCTGACTCTGTCTTTGTCAAGTATAACCGAATGCTACATGGAAAGAAAGTAGAAAGGGGACGGAAGCGTGATACCCTTACCATCAAGTTTCttaagaaatttattcattatGCAAAGCATAGGATTCAGCCTGATCTGACTGATGAG GCATCTGAACAGATTGCAACAGCATATGCAGAGCTTAGAAATACCAGTTCAAATGCAAAG ACTGGGGGAACACTTCCAATCACTGCTAGAACCTTAGAAACCATAATACGTCTCTCTACTGCTCATGCCAAATTGAAGTTGAGCAGAAAG GTTTCAAAGTCTGATGTTGATGCTGCCCTGAAGGTTTTATATTTTGCAATATATCATAAGGAATTGACTGAAATGGAGGAGCGTGAGCATGAAAGGGAGAAAGAATTGGAGAGAAAACGTAGAGCTGACCATCCTGGTGGAAATGATAGAGACCATCGTCCTGGAAAAAAAGATAGACGCGAAAGTGGAACTTCAGATGTAGAAGG TCCGATGACGGATGCTATGGAAGTGGATGATCCTCCTGCAGCCCAATCTGCAGTTAATGTTTCTCAGGAAAG AATAGAAgcatttaattctttatttggTCAGCATATGAGGGCAAACCACTTGGATCTCATATCCGTTGCAGATATAGAGAATGTCGTCAACTCCGGAGCAGATTTTCATTATGTGAGGACAGAGATCATGTTCCTGTTAGAG AAACTTCAAGATGATAACCGAGTGATGATAGCTGACGGAGTGGTGCATATGATTTCTTAA